The following proteins are co-located in the Silene latifolia isolate original U9 population chromosome 1, ASM4854445v1, whole genome shotgun sequence genome:
- the LOC141603843 gene encoding phospholipid--sterol O-acyltransferase isoform X2, which translates to MRSIMIPLVLSIILLLIVGVNQVDGGGEFKGDYSKLSGIIIPGFASTQLRAWSILDCPYSPLDFNPLDLVWLDTTKLLSAVNCWLKCIMLDSYNQTDHPECKSRPDSGLSAITELDPGYITGPLSSVWKEWVKWCIEFGIEANAIIAVPYDWRLSPSKLEERDLYFHKLKLTFETAHKLRGGPSVVFAHSLGNNVFRYFLEWLKLEIAPKEYMNWLDKHIHAYFAVGAPLLGASETVKATLSGSTSGLPVSEGTARLMFNSFGSTLWMLPFSRYCRADNKYSKHFSEKSKETYHAYDCEEEEFRRNYSGWPTNLINIEIPSIRSTEAYPSVLDVMEPNASMECGFPTQLSFSAREISDGTFFKAIEDYDPDSKRLQYQLQKLYHGDPVLNPLTPWDRPPLKNVFCIYGVDSKTEVGYYFAPSGKPYPDNWIITDVIYEIEGSLYSRSGNLVEGNPGATSGDETVSYHSLSWCKNWLGSTVNITRTPQAEHDGTDVQVELNVIHQHGADIVPNMTKSSKVKYITYYEDSESIPGRRTAVWELDKCMKSL; encoded by the exons ATGCGAAGCATAATGATACCGTTAGTATTgtcaataatattattattaattgtaGGAGTTAATCAAGTTGATGGTGGAGGAGAATTCAAAGGAGATTATTCAAAGTTATCTGGAATTATAATACCAGGATTTGCATCTACACAATTGAGAGCTTGGTCTATTCTTGATTGCCCTTATTCTCCTCTTGATTTTAATCCCCTTGATTTAGTCTGGCTTGATACTACTAAG CTTCTTTCTGCTGTGAACTGTTGGCTCAAATGCATTATGCTAGACTCTTACAACCAGACAGACCACCCCGAATGCAAGTCAAGACCTGATAGTGGACTCTCTGCTATAACAGAACTCGATCCTGGTTACATAACAG GTCCTCTCTCTTCTGTTTGGAAAGAATGGGTCAAGTGGTGCATTGAATTTGGTATAGAGGCCAACGCAATCATTGCTGTTCCTTATGATTGGAGATTATCACCTTCAAAACTTGAGGAACGAGATCTTTATTTCCACAAACTCAA GCTGACTTTCGAAACTGCCCACAAACTTCGCGGGGGTCCCTCGGTCGTATTTGCTCATTCTCTTGGAAACAACGTTTTCCGATACTTTCTAGAGTGGTTGAAGCTTGAGATAGCTCCAAAAGAATATATGAATTGGCTGGATAAACACATTCATGCATATTTTGCCGTTG GAGCCCCACTTCTTGGTGCATCTGAAACTGTCAAAGCTACACTTTCTGGAAGCACCTCTGGCCTTCCAGTTTCCGAG GGAACCGCTCGTTTAATGTTCAATTCATTTGGATCAACGCTGTGGATGTTGCCATTTTCAAGATATTGTAGAGCGGATAACAAATACTCGAAGCATTTTTCTGAGAAAAGCAAAGAAACTTATCATGCATATGACTGCGAAGAAGAAGAGTTCAGGAGAAACTATTCCGGATGGCCTACAAATTTAATCAACATTGAAATTCCTTCTATTCGGA GCACAGAGGCTTATCCATCTGTTTTGGACGTCATGGAGCCAAATGCCAGCATGGAATGTGGTTTTCCTACGCAGTTATCATTCTCTGCTCGGGAGATATCAGACGGAACTTTCTTTAAAGCAATAGAGGACTATGATCCAGATAGCAAAAGGCTTCAGTATCAGTTGCAAAA GTTATACCATGGTGATCCTGTTCTAAATCCACTTACTCCTTGGGACAGGCCACCTCTGAAAAATGTTTTCTGTATTTATGGAGTAGATTCAAAAACAGAG GTTGGTTACTATTTTGCCCCCAGCGGAAAGCCTTATCCTGACAATTGGATCATAACTGATGTTATCTATGAGATTGAAGGATCCTTGTATTCGAG GTCGGGGAATCTTGTTGAAGGAAACCCAGGAGCAACAAGTGGAGACGAGACT GTATCTTATCATTCCCTTTCTTGGTGCAAAAATTGGCTGGGATCTACTGTCAACATAACTAGGACTCCTCAG GCAGAGCATGATGGAACAGATGTACAGGTTGAGCTAAATGTAATTCACCAACATGGTGCTGACATTGTTCCTAACATGACAAAGTCATCCAAAGTTAAATACATAACATATTATGAAGATTCCGAGAGCATTCCTGGAAGGAGGACAGCTGTATGGGAGCTTGACAAATGTATGAAATCCCTG